Proteins from one Mycobacterium sp. EPa45 genomic window:
- a CDS encoding Ig-like domain-containing protein, with translation MTLSRRARGACLGVVLAVLAVLGGVVVSSAPRCPEHCRTEAAARNPQPAPSKDPAAVSLTPVDGATDVDPLGGINVVAKTGVLTHVTMVNDADKPVPGVVTPDFKTWKPTVPLGYGRSYTLTVDARGPGGVPSTMSSTFQTLVPSDQTQVSFTAAGWQPIDGARLGIGTVVVAHFGEPISDRTAAERHLSVTTNPPVRGSWYWMDDQTAHWRPEKYYAPGTSVTVRANVYGVPLGDGLYGAQDSAATFTIGDAHVSVADDTTKQVSVFDNGKLIRTMPTSMGRGGSETIGGQTLTFWTPPGVYTVMDKANPVIMDSSTYGLPINSRLGYRETIPYATRISPDGIYLHQLNATVWAQGNTDTSHGCLNLSGDNAAWFYDFSVPGDVVEVKNTGGPPLQLTQNGDWTLPWSEWLKGSALH, from the coding sequence TTGACCTTGAGTCGTCGTGCGCGCGGAGCCTGCCTCGGCGTGGTTCTGGCGGTGCTGGCCGTCCTCGGTGGAGTCGTCGTCTCCTCCGCGCCGCGCTGCCCCGAGCACTGCCGAACCGAGGCGGCCGCCCGCAACCCGCAGCCGGCGCCGTCGAAGGATCCGGCCGCCGTCTCCCTCACCCCCGTAGACGGCGCGACCGACGTCGACCCGCTCGGTGGCATCAACGTGGTGGCCAAGACCGGTGTGCTGACCCACGTCACGATGGTCAACGACGCCGACAAACCGGTCCCGGGCGTCGTTACTCCGGACTTCAAGACCTGGAAGCCGACCGTGCCGCTGGGCTACGGGCGCTCCTACACCCTCACAGTTGACGCCCGAGGCCCCGGCGGCGTGCCGTCGACGATGTCGTCGACCTTCCAGACGTTGGTGCCCAGCGACCAGACCCAGGTGTCGTTCACCGCGGCCGGCTGGCAGCCGATCGATGGTGCCCGGTTGGGGATCGGCACCGTCGTCGTCGCGCACTTCGGCGAGCCGATCAGCGACCGCACCGCCGCCGAGCGGCACCTGTCGGTCACCACCAACCCGCCGGTGCGCGGATCCTGGTATTGGATGGACGACCAGACCGCCCACTGGCGTCCCGAAAAGTACTATGCGCCAGGCACTTCGGTGACGGTACGCGCCAACGTCTACGGGGTGCCGCTCGGCGACGGCCTCTACGGCGCGCAGGACTCCGCCGCGACGTTCACCATCGGCGATGCGCACGTCTCGGTCGCCGACGACACCACCAAGCAGGTCAGCGTGTTCGACAACGGCAAGCTGATTCGCACCATGCCGACCTCGATGGGCAGGGGCGGGAGCGAAACGATCGGCGGCCAGACGCTGACGTTCTGGACGCCGCCCGGCGTCTACACCGTGATGGACAAGGCCAACCCGGTGATCATGGATTCCTCCACCTACGGTCTCCCCATCAACTCACGACTGGGTTACCGCGAGACCATCCCGTACGCCACACGGATCAGTCCGGACGGGATCTACCTGCACCAGCTGAACGCGACGGTCTGGGCGCAGGGCAACACCGACACCTCACACGGCTGCCTGAACCTCAGCGGTGATAACGCCGCCTGGTTCTACGACTTCTCGGTGCCCGGGGACGTCGTCGAGGTCAAGAACACCGGCGGCCCGCCCCTGCAACTGACTCAGAACGGCGACTGGACACTGCCGTGGAGCGAGTGGCTCAAAGGCAGTGCGCTGCACTGA
- a CDS encoding PE-PPE domain-containing protein — protein MSKRMRRASHSLIAATVVVAVGVSAPTPGPVASRRAVTSRIELSAVVTPGTATNPDATGIDDFYGVDWNATYGPTVVATFHLLRDQIQVDAIDDALKSNPEPNVVLTSGRGAGNASALISSYVRDADPTLYRTQWLLDNNIDRPNGGYATRLPFFAAVGVNPCPTPTTTGADIIDIGYEYAWNSDVPLYITNPLALLNSITEYAYRYRRQDSVVLPDALLNPDGSVNFGAAPGHYVVDTDGAVSFAPLSADNTTVYVTYKSNGLAILRPFRDFGGKGGQIFADLVEPALKVIIDAGYPNNDPLSAPDVYTPMRLFAPPKVLLTAAERLPAAIEQGIAAAIADLKSRPKAAPATNKHATTKKHATVKKAAGSTGTGHSKR, from the coding sequence ATGAGCAAGCGCATGCGCCGCGCAAGCCACAGCCTGATCGCCGCGACTGTGGTGGTGGCCGTCGGCGTGTCGGCCCCAACGCCCGGCCCGGTGGCTTCACGGCGCGCCGTGACCTCGAGGATCGAGCTCTCGGCGGTCGTGACACCCGGCACCGCCACCAACCCGGACGCTACGGGCATCGACGACTTCTACGGCGTCGATTGGAACGCCACCTACGGGCCGACCGTGGTCGCGACATTTCATCTACTGCGCGATCAGATCCAGGTCGATGCCATCGACGACGCCCTCAAGAGCAACCCCGAACCGAACGTCGTTCTGACGTCCGGTCGTGGCGCCGGCAACGCCAGCGCACTCATCAGCTCCTATGTCCGCGACGCCGACCCGACGCTGTATCGCACCCAGTGGCTGCTGGACAACAACATCGACCGCCCCAACGGCGGGTACGCCACCCGGCTGCCGTTCTTCGCCGCGGTGGGGGTGAACCCGTGCCCGACGCCGACGACCACCGGGGCCGACATCATCGACATCGGCTACGAGTACGCCTGGAACTCCGATGTCCCCCTCTACATCACCAACCCGCTGGCGCTGCTGAACTCGATCACCGAGTACGCCTACCGCTACCGCAGGCAAGACTCCGTCGTCCTGCCCGATGCGCTGCTCAATCCCGACGGGTCAGTGAATTTCGGTGCCGCGCCGGGCCATTACGTCGTCGACACCGACGGCGCCGTCAGCTTCGCCCCACTGTCGGCCGACAACACCACCGTCTACGTGACCTACAAGTCGAACGGGCTGGCCATCCTGCGCCCGTTCCGCGACTTCGGCGGCAAGGGCGGCCAGATCTTCGCCGACCTCGTCGAGCCTGCACTGAAAGTGATCATCGACGCCGGATATCCGAACAACGACCCGCTCAGCGCGCCGGATGTCTATACGCCGATGCGGCTCTTTGCCCCACCGAAGGTGCTGCTGACCGCGGCCGAACGGCTACCCGCTGCCATCGAACAGGGAATCGCGGCGGCCATCGCCGACCTCAAGTCCCGTCCCAAAGCGGCCCCGGCCACCAACAAGCACGCAACCACCAAGAAGCACGCAACCGTCAAGAAGGCCGCCGGGTCGACCGGCACCGGGCACTCCAAGCGATAA
- a CDS encoding Ig-like domain-containing protein gives MDFSRRARTIGLVVGVLLLSVLVSDVAGLPGCQGVCKTATATAQVQLPPAPPRPPLLGITPANGSTDLSPLSRVSAQVVGGRLTNVSLVDDYGNTLPGTLSPDRASWQPAQPLKYGRTYTMKVDSQGASGVPLARTTKFSTASPDYLTHVYLETPGGLPIHEETRYGIGTIIAARFDEDIADKAAAERNLVVTTNPPVQGSWYWVDDRTAHWRPAKYYAPGTTVSVAANIFGVRVGDGMYGDENEKATFTIGDAHVSIADDTTKTVSVFDNGKLVRAMPTSMGQGGYQTIAGRTFSFWTPPGVYTVIDKAESVTMDSSTYGLPVASSMGYKVKIPYATRISTDGIYLHQLNETTWAQGNTNVSHGCLNLNGANASWFFNFSQPGDVVEVKNTGGPKLEIWQNGDWSLPWGEWLKGSALTPKP, from the coding sequence GTGGACTTTTCCCGTCGTGCACGCACGATCGGCCTCGTGGTGGGGGTGTTACTCCTCAGCGTCCTGGTGAGTGACGTCGCCGGGCTGCCGGGCTGCCAGGGCGTTTGCAAGACCGCCACCGCGACCGCCCAGGTGCAGTTGCCGCCCGCACCGCCGAGGCCACCGTTGCTCGGCATCACACCGGCCAACGGCTCGACCGACCTCAGTCCGCTGAGCCGGGTCTCCGCCCAGGTGGTGGGGGGCAGACTGACCAACGTCTCGCTGGTCGACGACTACGGCAACACGCTGCCGGGCACGCTGTCGCCGGACCGCGCGTCGTGGCAGCCGGCCCAGCCGCTCAAGTACGGGCGCACCTACACGATGAAGGTGGACAGCCAGGGGGCGAGCGGTGTGCCGCTGGCGCGGACGACGAAGTTCTCGACCGCCTCGCCCGATTACCTCACCCACGTGTATCTCGAGACGCCCGGTGGGCTGCCGATCCACGAGGAGACGCGCTACGGAATCGGCACGATCATCGCCGCGCGCTTCGATGAAGACATCGCCGACAAGGCCGCCGCGGAACGCAACCTGGTGGTGACGACCAACCCGCCCGTGCAGGGATCGTGGTACTGGGTGGACGACAGGACCGCCCATTGGCGGCCGGCCAAGTACTACGCGCCGGGAACGACGGTGTCCGTGGCCGCCAACATCTTCGGCGTGCGCGTCGGCGACGGGATGTACGGCGACGAAAATGAGAAGGCCACCTTCACAATTGGTGACGCGCACGTCTCCATCGCCGACGACACCACCAAGACGGTCAGCGTGTTCGACAACGGTAAGCTGGTCCGGGCGATGCCCACGTCGATGGGCCAAGGTGGTTACCAAACCATTGCGGGACGGACGTTTTCGTTCTGGACGCCACCCGGGGTGTACACCGTGATCGACAAGGCGGAGTCGGTGACCATGGACTCGTCGACCTACGGTCTTCCGGTGGCTTCGTCGATGGGCTACAAGGTGAAGATCCCGTACGCCACGCGGATCAGCACCGACGGCATCTACCTGCACCAGCTCAACGAAACCACGTGGGCGCAAGGCAACACCAACGTCTCGCACGGCTGCCTGAACCTCAACGGAGCGAACGCGTCGTGGTTCTTCAACTTCTCCCAGCCCGGTGATGTGGTGGAGGTCAAGAACACCGGCGGTCCCAAGCTGGAGATCTGGCAGAACGGCGACTGGTCACTGCCCTGGGGTGAGTGGCTGAAGGGCAGCGCACTGACGCCAAAGCCGTAG
- the usfY gene encoding protein UsfY, which translates to MKGAYRDPVDHSRTTQPHAGESFIDTLWLPGLFLIALGVVGLVGVIAALAYNHHEMLLALGSIAAGLLIVGALLIMAEHHRVVRVERRWLADHHNRPPHHAA; encoded by the coding sequence ATGAAGGGTGCCTATCGCGATCCGGTCGATCACTCCCGCACAACACAACCGCACGCCGGCGAATCATTCATAGACACGCTGTGGCTTCCCGGCTTGTTCCTCATTGCACTGGGTGTGGTGGGACTGGTGGGCGTCATCGCGGCGCTGGCCTATAACCATCACGAGATGCTCTTGGCGCTGGGCTCGATCGCGGCCGGGCTGCTGATAGTCGGCGCCCTGCTGATCATGGCCGAGCACCACCGGGTGGTGCGTGTCGAGCGGCGCTGGCTGGCGGACCATCACAACCGCCCGCCGCATCACGCGGCCTAG
- a CDS encoding IniB N-terminal domain-containing protein → MDSLLQFILDLFNNESAAQSFVADPNAALANAGLSNVSPEQIQSVAASAIPGLDLVGADPVSGLAHAVSNQFGFAPVEGLLSAPGAAAGVLADQALNLGVDGGSNLAAAVGDGIGIGLGESLGAGLGAALGGGVETGLGLGTGIGLGTGLGGGFNTGGGFETGLGAGIGAGFQAGMNVEFEAGFNAGLGAELGAGSEFGGQTGVGLGSGFGTGIGAGGGAELGGGFHTGFGTEIGAGFNSGLEVGGGAGLGGQTGVGLGTGFGTGLGVNGGFESGAELGGGFQSGVELGGGLESGAHLGGQSGLGVNTGLNGGAELGGGFQSGVELGGGLESGAHLGGQSGLGVNTGFNGGAELGGGFESGAQLGGGLQSGAELGGGFQSGAEV, encoded by the coding sequence ATGGACTCCCTGCTTCAATTCATCCTTGACCTGTTCAACAACGAGTCTGCCGCGCAGTCGTTTGTCGCCGACCCGAATGCGGCTCTGGCGAACGCGGGTCTATCCAACGTCAGCCCTGAGCAAATTCAGTCAGTCGCTGCGTCCGCAATTCCCGGTCTCGACCTCGTCGGTGCCGATCCGGTTTCCGGCCTGGCGCACGCTGTTTCGAATCAGTTCGGCTTCGCCCCGGTGGAAGGGCTTCTTTCGGCACCGGGTGCGGCTGCCGGCGTGCTCGCCGACCAGGCGCTGAATCTTGGCGTGGACGGTGGCTCGAACCTGGCCGCGGCGGTCGGCGATGGCATCGGCATCGGCCTGGGCGAGAGCCTCGGTGCCGGCCTCGGTGCGGCTCTCGGCGGTGGCGTCGAGACCGGCCTCGGCCTGGGCACCGGAATCGGCCTCGGTACCGGTCTCGGTGGCGGATTCAACACCGGCGGAGGTTTCGAGACGGGACTGGGTGCCGGAATCGGCGCCGGCTTCCAGGCCGGGATGAACGTCGAGTTCGAAGCAGGCTTTAACGCCGGGCTGGGCGCCGAGCTTGGCGCTGGCTCAGAGTTTGGTGGCCAGACTGGGGTTGGTCTGGGCAGCGGCTTCGGTACGGGTATTGGTGCCGGTGGCGGCGCCGAGCTCGGTGGCGGTTTCCACACCGGCTTCGGCACTGAGATCGGTGCCGGCTTCAACTCCGGTTTGGAAGTTGGCGGTGGTGCGGGACTCGGTGGCCAGACTGGGGTTGGTCTGGGCACGGGCTTCGGCACCGGCCTCGGTGTCAACGGTGGATTTGAAAGTGGCGCTGAACTTGGCGGCGGCTTCCAGAGCGGCGTCGAACTTGGCGGCGGCCTGGAGAGTGGTGCTCACCTCGGTGGGCAGAGCGGCCTTGGTGTGAACACTGGGTTGAACGGTGGCGCAGAACTTGGCGGCGGCTTCCAGAGCGGCGTCGAACTTGGCGGCGGCCTGGAGAGTGGTGCTCACCTCGGTGGGCAGAGCGGCCTTGGTGTGAACACCGGTTTCAACGGTGGTGCTGAGCTTGGTGGCGGCTTCGAGAGTGGCGCCCAGTTGGGTGGCGGCCTCCAGAGCGGTGCTGAGCTCGGTGGTGGCTTCCAGTCCGGTGCTGAGGTGTGA